DNA sequence from the Orcinus orca chromosome 2, mOrcOrc1.1, whole genome shotgun sequence genome:
AGTGGCGATTGGGAGCAGCCTTTCATTTTCCAGTTAGACAGGAAGCACAAAGTGCAAATGAGGCAGCACTTGGAAAGAAAGAACCTGACGCCCTTTACTCCGTTCATTGAAGGTATGGGTGACCGATCTGTTTCAGGCTGGAAGACTATTGGCTGCTGGAATTGAAGGGGAATTTACcagagagagacaggagaaaaTCAGCATGTCAGAAGAGGCAGAAGACACTCTGATTTTGTCGGTACAGGTAAAATTGCAGGAGTAAGGTGGACGCTAGGATGCATTTACCTGTCCACCGAGAATGCAGAATTCCTGAAGCTTGTTTTGTTTGAAGACTCTTCTGAAAATTAACATTATCCTTCTTAGAAGAATCACTGGATATGGTCATTTCTGTCTTTAAGCAGGTACCCATCTTCACATGTTAGCACCTCAATTTTAAGATGAATCTGCCTGGGTCAGTCTCCTAGAAGAGGTTAATACTCCTTTATTTGTGGGATAGCAATAGTCGCCCCACAGAACAGAGACCTCTGATTTGTCTCCCGACGACTGGTGTTTCTCTCCTTGACTCTGCCTGATGGCTCTAGGACAAGACTTGATCTTCCCCTGCCCAGAGTCCTCCTATTCAGGGCTTTCCGCCCCACCTCACCCCCGTTTCCCTGGCTGTGCAGGTCTGCACCCGGACCATCCGCTAGCACCTATCACTTTATTCCCCGGGTGGTCCCATGGCCAGGAAGGTGCATGGAACCAGTAGCCAGAGCTGGTGATTGTGCAGAATAGATGCAGCAAAGCTCCAAGTGAGTGTTCAAAAAAGATCTCCTAAAGTATTCTCTTAGCACTAGCAGGAGGGAAAATGAGGAGCTTTGGGTTTGGAAACAAGAGTGAGATGAACTTAAGAAAAATTCTATCTAAAGAAAACAGAACTAGAAACttaaagtttcccttttctccctcctccatcctcactGTTTGTAAGGAGTGAGATCCCCACTACCAACAAAATAGCTGGCCACCCCTCTGACCCAAAGGCCTTCTTCCTCTTACAGAGGCCCCAGAGCTAAGCACTCACTTTACCTAAAAAACACACAACCACTTCCAACATTTATAAAGGTAGTACACAAAGACAATGACAGAACTGGCCAAACCGATTGGCAGTAGGACCTTTCTCTAGTTCTATGACCTTGTCTAGAGCTTGATGCAGGTGTAAACAGGGGGTCATATGAAATGATTAAGTGATGACAGAAGCCATGTTTAGGCTTTTCAATGGATGTAAGAAAGGGTTGCCAAGAAGTGAGCAGGGAACCTGTGAGAGCCCCCAGCAAGCAGAGGCTGAGAAAGCCGTGACTCCACAGCACTCGGTGAAGGAGGGAGACTGGGGAGTTTCCTTCTTGAGGAAACTCCAATAGCAGAGAGAGCAATGACAGGGAAGCCAGGAGACCCAAGGTCTAGTCTCAGTCGGACACTAACGAGCCGTGAGCAGGTCGCTTAACCTTTCCGAGATTCAGGTTGCCCCTCTGTAAAAGGCGGGGGTTACATTAGGTCAGGGATGGCCAGTGGGTGGCACACACACCCTCACCTCTCTCGAGCCTTCGGTAGAGGCCACTGTTCCATCACTTCACTGTTTAGGTATTTTTCTACAGCATTCTAGGCAGGCACTTCCAATTAGAGTTGGTCCACAAGCTGAAATCTACTCATCCTCCCCCCACTTGACGATCGCTGAAGTCCTTCCTAGTTCCTGAATGGAGGGTTCCAACTTTGTAAGGAAGAGAGAGCCAGCTTTCTGATTTAGCAATAGCTCCCTCaagaaaaggaagatggaaaTTTAGGGTCATAATTTCATACACTTCTCCTCCCCGCCTGAGGCCGAGCAGGGTCTTCCCAGGGTCACGCTGTCCTTCCTTCTGTGCCAGAGATTTTTGTATCTGAGCTTCACCCTCTGTCAGCTCGCCCAGCATGACACTGTCCCAGACCGTAGCTCCTTTTTATCTAAAATAGCCCACACTTTAAAACTGTATTGGGCATCAAGGAACCTACAAAGAGAGGAATCATCTCAGGTCAGTGAAAATCAAAAGTCAGAAGAGGTGGCATCTGAGGATTCCATTCGCCACTCACCAAAGCTAACCAGACTCACGGTTCCCTCCCCTGTCAGGAGAGCGAGCACACAAACAGCACCTGGATGGGGACAGCATCAGGAATTCAAGTGGTTGCAACTGTGTTTTATTGCAAGAAGCAGTGAAGTGGTCAACATAGGCTCCATCTCACAACCCACTCCTCACCCCCCAAGCCACGCAGGGGCCAGCCTCAGGCCAGGggagcacgtgtgtgtgtgtgtgtgtgtgtgtgtgtgtgtgtgtgtgtgtgcgcgcgggGGTAGATGAGAGCCCTAACTAACTTGAGTTCTTGCCTGCAGGGCAAGGAAGCGAGAGGGGGAGAGGCGATGAGGTGGGGCATCTCTGGCTTCAGGTAGATACCTACACAGAACCGTCAAAGTGGACTGGCACGTATGGGTCCCCCTCACAGGCCACGAtgatgtgtttctccttctgGCTGGTCTTGTAGGCACAGTTGGGGTACTTGGAGCTGCCCGTCTCGCGGCACTCTGTGATGTACATGGTGGAGTTGCTCTCATAGCAGTTGGTCTTCCCATTCTTGCAGTGGATGTTTTTCTGGAAGCAGACGGCCTTGACATCTTCCAGGGACTCGTGCACAAAGGTGTTCACCGGCTTGCACCGTCCCTGGGTCATTTTTCGGCGCATCATCATTTGGTTGCAGTAGTTGGAGTTGTTGCCTGGGGAGCTGCCGGAGTCCATGTGCTGCCGCTGGAACTTCATGGCCGGCGATTCCTTGCCCAGGGAAGGCTGGACCCACCCCAGCACCAGCAGCACCAGGACCAGCCATGGCAGCAGGACCAGGGACTTCCAAGCCATGGTGGTCTCACTGCCCTGGAGGAGCCTCCTCTGgaaaagggggagaggaggaataACATCGCCTTAGAAAGAGAACCCCAGCTCCCACCTGTAGCCTCCCTGGCTTACGGTCTCCAGGTCAACCAGAAAGATGTCCCTCTCCCTGCGAGCTTTTCCAAGTAACAAGACAATCACATATACTCTTCTCCACAAACATTTGATTCCCACTCCCTACAGAGAGGCCGTCCTCCCCTCTGGGTGGTGACCCTAGAAATGACCTAAAATCCTAGCAGCCCTGTCTTtgaatacagaaatatttttgataCGAAATACCTTTGAAACATAAAACACCTCCGTACCCAGCGCTCACACGGCTCATTAGAAGATGCTTTTGAATAAAccattaaataaataatccaaatttTGAATAAGCCAAATTGTATCCCTGAGATAATCACCGAGTATTCATCCAGGATCACGGTGGACAGAGCCCTGTTGTCCTACAACACAAGGGAAACTCGGCCCCAGTGTTTTACACTGCCACCATAAAGGGATGCCATTGTGTTCCAAAGAGAGATGCTCTCCTCCCCCAACCTGGGGGCTGCTCCTTCTCCAGCCCCATGGGCTCTCTGCAGCCTACGTTATCCATTCctgaccccagctctgccccctgcCCACATCTGCCTGGCCCGATTCTCAGGCTAGCCTCACCCACCCTGGCTCCCCACGCTCCAACCCTCGAGCAGAAACAGCTCCTGTGTGCCTCTTGGGCTGCTTACCTGAGTCTCTAGCTTGGTCTCTGAGAGAGAAAAGGCAGTTTCTGCAATCACTCTATCCCTGGGGTGTCGACTTTATACAGATTAAAAGGAGGCTTGGCTTCCAGGAAAAGACCGGTGGGAGGAGCATCTTGGTCACAGTCCCCAGGAAAACAAGGTCAtatgaggaaggggtggggaattGCCCAGGCCACCCTTTTTTCAGGGCTGCTGGGGAGAGCGAGCCTTTGCCTATAAGAACCTTTCTTTCTATAAGCAGCAGAGAAAGCCACTATAGCACTGTTGCTCGAACCCCAACCAAGTCCTTCTTGTCTCTTTGCAAGCCGTTTTCACCAAATAGCCCTTGGAGGTTAGCAAAATGCACATAACATGTGATCacgggaaggggagggaaagggaggtcCTCTCTTGCCCTGGGAGTCCTGTAGCTGCTTTGGCCAGAATTCCACATCTCCCACCAGCTCCTCTGCTGGGGGAGCAGGGAGAAGTGGCCAGCTGCCCCAGCTGGAAGGCTTCCCAGATCTGGAGAAGAAGGGGGAGAGTACCTGAACACGGAGGAGTAGAAAGCAGCTTCGTTCGGTGTGACCTCACCCAGTTGTGGCCACTTCAACACTCCTGGGCTGTTGAAGGAGGGTGTGTGGCCATTCTTATCTATAGTGACCTCTCATCCCATAGGCCAGAGTGGAGGAGAGGAACTAGGGATGAGCCAAAATGCAAAATCCCCTttagagaagaaatagagaacatCATATTTCTTAGCAGTAAAATTTCATCCTAGAAAGAGACGTGCATTTGCTggaagacaattttatttttatttatttattattattttttttgcggtatgcggacctctcactgttgtggcttctcccgttgtggagcacaggctccggacgcgcaggctcagcagccatggctcatgggcccagccgctccgcggcatgtgggatcttcccagaccggggcacgaagtcgcgtcccctgcatcggcaggcggactctcaaccactgcgccaccagggaagccctttatttatttttaaag
Encoded proteins:
- the RNASE1 gene encoding ribonuclease pancreatic, coding for MAWKSLVLLPWLVLVLLVLGWVQPSLGKESPAMKFQRQHMDSGSSPGNNSNYCNQMMMRRKMTQGRCKPVNTFVHESLEDVKAVCFQKNIHCKNGKTNCYESNSTMYITECRETGSSKYPNCAYKTSQKEKHIIVACEGDPYVPVHFDGSV